One genomic window of Micropterus dolomieu isolate WLL.071019.BEF.003 ecotype Adirondacks linkage group LG14, ASM2129224v1, whole genome shotgun sequence includes the following:
- the aclyb gene encoding ATP-citrate synthase isoform X4: MSAKAISEQTGKEFLYKYVCTSAPVQNRFRYASVTAETDWDRLTQEHPWLLTERLVVKPDQLIKRRGKLGLVGIDLDLQGVREWLKTRLMRDTTVGKAKGVLKNFLIEPFVPHTQEEEFYVCIYATREGDHVLFHHEGGVEVGDVDAKAQKLMIAVDDTLSEDQVTEQLLTHVPDDKKEVLASFIVGLFNLYEDLYFTYLEINPLVVTQDGVYVLDMAAKIDATADYICKAKWGDVEFPPPFGREAYPEEAYIADLDAKSGASLKLTLLNPRGRIWTMVAGGGASVVYSDTICDLGGVDELANYGEYSGAPSEQQTYDYAKTILSLMTREKHPQGKVLIIGGSIANFTNVAATFKGIVRAIKDFQGPLKEHEVTIFVRRGGPNYQEGLRVMGEVGKTTGIPIHVFGTETHMTAIVGMALGHRPIPNQPPMDAHTANFLLNASNSAVTPATTRTASFSETRTSNDVTPAKKSKAGLPAAAHASSGCNGAKATTLFRKHTKAMVWGMQTRAVQGMMDFDYVCSREEPSVAAMVYPFTGDHKQKFYWGHKEILLPVYKNMADAMKKHPEVDVLISFASLRSAFDSTVEAMQYPQIHTIAIIAEGIPEAQTRKIIKMADEKGVTIIGPATVGGIKPGCFKIGNTGGMLDNILASKLYRPGSVAYVSRSGGMSNELNNIISRTTDGVYEGVAIGGDRYPGSTFMDHILRYQDTPGIKMIVMLGEIGGTEEYKICQGITEGRITKPVVCWCIGTCATMFASEVQFGHAGACANQASETAVAKNQALRDAGAYVPKSFDELGNVIKTVYDELVSNGTIVPAQEVPPPTVPMDYSWARELGLIRKPASFMTSICDERGQELIYAGMPITEVFKEEMGLGGVLGLLWFQRRLPRYACQFIEMCLMVTADHGPAVSGAHNTIVCARAGKDLISSLTSGLLTIGDRFGGALDAAAKQFSKAFDSGMLPMEFVNKMKKDGKLIMGIGHRVKSINNPDMRVQILKDFVKQHFTSTQLLDYALDVEKITTSKKPNLILNVDGFIGVAFVDLLRTCGGFTRCQECIVWIVAFFADGTLTTIVSHINVELVPEMRLTSLWRSVH; encoded by the exons GTGGGAAAGGCAAAGGGTGTGCTGAAGAACTTCCTCATTGAGCCTTTTGTTCCACATACACAG GAGGAGGagttttatgtgtgtatttatgccACACGTGAGGGCGACCATGTACTTTTCCACCACGAGGGAGGAGTGGAGGTGGGTGACGTGGACGCCAAGGCCCAGAAGCTGATGATCGCAGTGGATGACACGCTGAGTGAGGACCAGGTCACAGAGCAGCTCCTCACACACGTTCCTGATGATAAGAAAGA AGTCCTGGCCAGTTTTATAGTGGGCCTCTTCAACTTATATGAGGATCTCTACTTCACCTATCTTGAAATCAACCCTCTAG TCGTCACCCAAGATGGAGTGTACGTCCTTGACATGGCAGCCAAGATTGATGCCACAGCAGATTATATCTGCAAGGCAAAATGGGGTGATGTGGAGTTTCCACCGCCCTTTGGCAGAGAAGCATATCCAGAG GAGGCGTACATAGCTGATCTGGATGCAAAGAGTGGTGCCAGTCTGAAGCTGACCCTGCTGAACCCTCGTGGCAGGATCTGGACCATGGTGGCTGGAGGAGGGGCTTCAGTAGTCTACAG CGACACCATCTGTGACCTTGGTGGGGTGGATGAACTGGCCAACTATGGCGAGTACTCCGGCGCACCCAGTGAACAGCAGACCTACGACTACGCTAAAACCATCCTCTCTCTCATGACACGGGAGAAACATCCTCAAG GGAAGGTGCTGATCATCGGAGGAAGTATTGCCAATTTCACTAATGTAGCAGCCACATTTAAG GGCATTGTCAGGGCCATCAAAGACTTCCAAGGTCCTTTGAAGGAGCACGAGGTCACCATCTTTGTTCGACGTGGCGGGCCCAACTACCAGGAAGGGCTAAGGGTGATGGGGGAAGTAG GGAAGACGACAGGTATTCCTATCCATGTGTTTGGTACCGAGACCCATATGACGGCCATTGTTGGAATGGCTCTGGGCCACCGGCCAATCCCTAACCAGCCCCCGATGGACGCACATACCGCCAACTTCCTCCTCAATGCCAGCAACAGTGCAGTG ACTCCAGCTACAACAAGGACCGCTTCGTTCTCTGAAACCAGGACGTCTAATGATGTCACCCCTGCAAAAAAGTCTAAAGCAGGTCTTCCAGCAG CAGCGCATGCCTCTTCAGGCTGCAACGGAG CCAAAGCCACCACACTCTTCAGAAAGCATACCAAGGCCATGGTCTGGGGCATGCAGACACGTGCCGTGCAAGGCATGATGGACTTTGACTACGTATGCTCTCGGGAGGAACCCTCTGTGGCAGCCATGGTCTACCCCTTCAC TGGGGATCACAAGCAGAAGTTCTACTGGGGCCACAAAGAGATCCTGCTGCCGGTCTACAAGAACATGGCCGACGCCATGAAGAAGCACCCCGAGGTGGACGTCCTGATCAGCTTTGCTTCCCTGCGCTCGGCCTTCGACAGCACCGTGGAGGCCATGCAGTACCCACAG ATCCACACTATTGCCATCATAGCTGAGGGCATCCCTGAAGCTCAGACAAGGAAGATAATCAAGATGGCTGATGAGAAAGGCGTCACTATCATTGGCCCCGCTACG GTTGGTGGCATCAAGCCTGGCTGTTTTAAGATCGGCAACACCGGAGGCATGCTGGACAACATCCTGGCTTCCAAACTTTATCGTCCCGGCAGCGTGGCATATGTGTCGCGCTCTGGGGGCATGTCCAACGAACTGAACAACATCATCTCCCGCACCACAGACGGTGTGTATGAAGGTGTAGCCATCGGAGGAGACAG ATATCCGGGCTCCACTTTCATGGACCACATCCTTCGTTACCAGGACACTCCGGGGATCAAGATGATAGTGATGCTGGGAGAG ATTGGAGGCACTGAGGAGTACAAGATCTGCCAAGGCATCACAGAGGGCAGGATAACCAAACCTGTGGTGTGCTGGTGTATTGGAACCTGCGCCACCATGTTTGCATCAGAG GTTCAGTTTGGCCATGCAGGGGCCTGTGCCAACCAGGCTTCAGAAACAGCAGTAGCCAAAAACCAGGCTCTGAGGGATGCTGGAGCTTATGTACCAAAGAGCTTTGATGAACTGGGCAACGTCATCAA GACAGTTTATGATGAACTGGTGTCCAATGGTACAATCGTTCCTGCCCAGGAGGTTCCGCCCCCAACAGTGCCTATGGATTACTCTTGGGCCAGG GAGTTGGGCCTGATCCGTAAGCCAGCCTCATTCATGACGAGCATCTGTGACGAGCGAGGTCAGGAGCTCATCTACGCTGGCATGCCCATCACTGAGGTCTTTAAAGAGGAGATGGGTTTAGGAGGAGTGCTGGGCTTGCTTTGGTTCCAACGCAG GTTGCCACGCTATGCCTGCCAGTTCATTGAGATGTGCCTGATGGTGACTGCTGATCACGGGCCTGCTGTCTCTGGTGCACACAACACCATCGTCTGTGCTCGTGCTGGCAAGGACCTTATCTCAAGCCTGACCTCTGGGCTGCTCACTATC GGGGATCGTTTTGGAGGTGCTCTGGATGCAGCTGCGAAGCAGTTCAGCAAGGCTTTCGACAGTGGCATGCTGCCTATGGAGTTTGTCAACAAGATGAAGAAGGATGGCAAGCTGATAATGGGCATCGGCCACAGGGTCAAATCA ATTAACAACCCAGACATGCGGGTGCAGATCCTGAAGGACTTTGTTAAGCAGCATTTCACCTCCACCCAGCTGCTCGACTATGCCCTAGACGTTGAGAAGATCACCACCTCCAAG AAACCCAACCTGATCCTCAATGTAGATGGTTTTATTGGTGTTGCCTTTGTGGACCTGCTTAGAACGTGTGGTGGCTTCACACG atGCCAAGAGTGCATTGTCTGGATTGTTGCTTTCTTTGCGGATGGCACACTGACCACTATTGTTTCTCACATCAATGTTGAACTGGTTCCAGAGATGAGGCTGACGAGTTTGTGGAGATCGGTGCACTAA